tggggacacggcTCTGTGCGAGCCTGGCCGTGTCCTGGGGCTCCCGGCCAGGTCACATCTGCTCACCCCGCGCTGACCCCGCCGCCGGGccgaggggaggagggagggagcgaTCCCGTTACAGCTCCCGGGCTGCTCACACCATTCATGGTGCCAGAGCACCTGCTCCGTGACCCCGCCGGCGTCAGCACGGACTGCCCGCCCCAGATCAtcttccagcccagccaaacccttgggagcagctcctgggcttgTCCTGGCTGCACCTCCTCGGggtttgcagggctggaggttgGTACCCACCAGTCCCACCTCACAGACCTGCAGGATGAACcctgaaaacacacacacacataaccAGGGACAAAACATGTAACCAGGGACAAAACATGTAACCAGGGACAAGggcttttctcattttcctttttttttttaccttattttttaaaaacttccaCTTGAATAccttattaaaaatgaaaatagtttattttaaCCACTGTTGATTTAGCAAATACTGAAACCTGCCATGGGTGGGGCTGCGAACATCTCTGGCTGTGTGATATTGCTCTTGTGTTTCCTTCCTAAAGCGACTCGGAGAAGGCAAGGCCTGCAGGGATCCCCTGGGTgaagggctccagccctgctctgtcacCAGCACCTCCTGGGCCACCCCAGTGATGGCACTGGGCTGGCTGAGGTCTGGGtctgtccctgatgtcccttTGAGGACGGCTGCAGCCTGGTTCTGTAACCCAGAATGTTCTTCTCTCTTGATTTGCTCTCAATAAAACCATTAACCCAAGAGCTGCACAGTCTGGACACGACTCTGTTCATGGGGATCCCCAGAACCACGAGTGGAGGGGAACTGCAGAGGGGTTTGGGTGGGGATGGAGAAGGCAGGAGGCCCAAAGAAGCTCCTTCCATGAGTCCTTTCAGGTCACCTTTGATCCAGGGGTTCCCAAAGCCCCCGGGGAGCTCATGCCAggctcctgggctgctctgctgctgctcggggtcctggtgctgcctgtgcccgGGGCgtctctgcagggcaggcagggtggGATTGGATCCCCCTGGacccagctccatccagccccgtgcccagcccggCCTCAGTCGCGCCTTTtgccctccctggccctgccgTCCCTGCTCGGCTCCCAGGGCCTCCTGCccttctgctgcttccagtCCCGCCTGGGGCTCTCCCGGCCGCCCTCAGCCCTGCCGGGCCGGCCCCTCCACCCCTCCCTCCTGGGCTCATCCCGCTCCCgctgcttctccttcctctccctcctctcccggTCCCGTTTCCTCTGCGGCTGCTGCTCGGGTTCCCTGGGGGCCCGGGGGGCTCGGCCgggtctgtccctgtccttggcTCGTGGCTCCCTCCGGCTGCTCCGCTCCGCATGGACAGCTCGGCCTTCCCggcctttttccttcttctcctccttcttcttgtcctccttctcctcttcctcctcatcttcctcctcctcactctcttctttttcttcctccttctcctccttttcttcctcttcctcctccacctttttctcctgcttctcctggCTCTTCTTCCCCTCCATCACAGCCGTTGGCACCCCGGGGACATCTGCAGGTTCTTCATCCTtgtcctcatcctcatccttgTCTTCATCCTCATCCTTGTCTTCATCCTTGTCCCCGTCCTTATCCTCATCCTCTGGTGTTGCACGGCCAAACCACTTCTTGAAGATCCAGGGTTctccctgtggggacagaggggaccaGAACTGCtgatgcagcccagggacagggacccctctccatccctccccctGGGGACAAGCAGGGAGGTGCCACCCTGACCCATACCAGGTTGCTGTCAGCTTCGCTGTCATCGTCATcgtcaccatcatcatcatcatcatcctcctccaCCGCGCTGCTCTCGGGTGGCGGCGCAGGCTGGGCAGTCACCGCCTCTGGCACCTCCACCTTGGGGCTCACAACctctgggaggggacagggacaggccaCGGTCAGCTGGGGCTGCTTGGGTGGGACATCCCAGCCCGGGGCTCACagggccctgtccctgtcccaggccAGACCCGGGGCATCGGGGAGGGATGGAAGGTTGGACCCACCGGGAACGGGAGGAGGTGGAGGCTCCTGGTGGCCACGGGCGAGTCCCTCCTTGGAGCATGGAGCTGCaagacaggaggggacagcaggggacaggaggTGACAGCACGGCCTGGCCACCCCTTCCCGCTCCTCCCGGCTCCCCGCTCACCTTGCAGCACCTGGAAGGTGACGCTCAGCAGGGCCACCACAGAGGCCACCAGGATGCACTTGTTGAGGGTGagcccttcccagagcagcGGCTCCTCCGCGGGGTCCAGGCTGGGCGGCTCCGCCTTGCTGGGCACGGGGAGGCTCCTGGGGACTGGGACACGGAAAATGTTACTGGGGGAACTGCGAGGAGGAAgagggctctgagctggggagTGGGAAGAGCTCTTAATGTCCTCATGCAcagcctgctcagggcagggataGGGACGGGGATAGgggcagggacaaggacaggggcagggacagggatggggacagggagacaggggcagggacagggacaaagaacaggagcaggggacagggacagggacatgggggcagggacagggacaagggacggtgacagggatgggggcaggggcagggacaagggcagagacaggggagagggacagggataAGAACAGGAGCAGGGGACAGGGCCAGGGATAGGGACAGGAGCCGCTCCTGCCACGTGTTTGCACTGCAGGAGTGGGGACAAGAGTGTCCGGGGGGCTGAGACCGAGGGGTTTGGGCCATGGTGGCATTAGAGTATCCTGGCAATCAAGCTGGGaaaagctctgcctgtgctcctcctccagcagcaaatctgggcaggatggagaggaggaggaggaggaggatctgGCAGGAGGCGGAGGagccccatctccatccccgAGTCACTGATTTCCCCTTTCCATGGTCAGACAGTGCCTCCAGGGCTGTCCAGGGACACAGGACTGTGTCTCTGTGGCCATTCTGGGGCAGGAAAGGCCTTTCCCactgttgaagattgcaattcaagatgttttccattgccatctgtatggcagattatctttgtcaagtgggcagtttgccttatctctctctctgagtgaccacaatcactcaTCCCCCAGGAgaggacatctgctgataacagctatggaatgtcactgcatggctgataagaactacagcatcccgttgggagatgtgagcccagagggaggagccaagcattcctgcctggatataatctggagattctggaacaccagcatggcttctccactggattccccagaggaacagcagctgcctctgccattggatcttcagaggaagagactgcacctttctacaggatccctgctccagcagaaccacccctgacactgcaggagggctgcagccacaattccaattgggactgctgccaacagcctgacccacagggtgtcaggttgtgttctgactctgtcagtgttgttttattttactgcattgtttattttatccttttattttcttgcctattaaagaactgttatttcctgctccca
The Melospiza georgiana isolate bMelGeo1 chromosome 26, bMelGeo1.pri, whole genome shotgun sequence genome window above contains:
- the LOC131093789 gene encoding cilia- and flagella-associated protein 251-like is translated as MPEPAPLGGDRRAAEKKQRVEKVGAKGSAAGPPVPRSLPVPSKAEPPSLDPAEEPLLWEGLTLNKCILVASVVALLSVTFQVLQAPCSKEGLARGHQEPPPPPVPEVVSPKVEVPEAVTAQPAPPPESSAVEEDDDDDDGDDDDDSEADSNLGEPWIFKKWFGRATPEDEDKDGDKDEDKDEDEDKDEDEDKDEEPADVPGVPTAVMEGKKSQEKQEKKVEEEEEEKEEKEEEKEESEEEEDEEEEEKEDKKKEEKKEKGREGRAVHAERSSRREPRAKDRDRPGRAPRAPREPEQQPQRKRDRERRERKEKQRERDEPRREGWRGRPGRAEGGRESPRRDWKQQKGRRPWEPSRDGRAREGKRRD